A region from the Polyangiaceae bacterium genome encodes:
- a CDS encoding tRNA (guanine-N7)-methyltransferase — MSVDPYADAPRLPETGDIDPRPLVHSTEPIELEIGPGRGWFLLERCEHDPSVRILGLEIRRKRATIVDRRLAKRGYGDRARVFAEDARAVLRRFVPGSVRIAYVHFPDPWWKKRHQKRLVVTPELGAELARVMVVGGELFIQTDVDERAQDYEAAIAAEPAFEPWPGGPRVDDSPYVARSPRERRAMADGLPVHRLRYRRV; from the coding sequence GTGTCAGTCGATCCCTATGCGGACGCCCCACGGCTCCCGGAAACCGGGGACATCGATCCGCGTCCCCTGGTGCATTCCACGGAGCCCATCGAGCTGGAGATCGGTCCTGGTAGGGGTTGGTTTTTGTTGGAGCGGTGCGAGCACGACCCTTCGGTGCGCATCCTCGGCCTCGAGATTCGGCGGAAGCGGGCCACCATCGTCGACCGGCGCTTGGCCAAGCGCGGCTACGGCGATCGCGCGCGGGTCTTCGCGGAGGACGCCCGGGCCGTGCTTCGTCGCTTCGTCCCCGGGAGCGTTCGCATCGCGTACGTCCATTTCCCCGACCCCTGGTGGAAGAAGCGACACCAAAAGCGGCTGGTCGTCACTCCGGAGCTCGGGGCCGAGCTCGCTCGGGTGATGGTCGTCGGGGGCGAGCTGTTCATCCAGACCGACGTGGACGAGCGGGCGCAGGACTACGAAGCCGCCATCGCGGCGGAGCCGGCCTTCGAGCCGTGGCCCGGGGGCCCACGGGTGGACGACAGTCCCTATGTGGCCCGCAGCCCACGGGAGCGCCGGGCCATGGCGGATGGGCTTCCGGTGCATCGGCTGCGCTATCGACGGGTGTAG